In the Carboxydothermus hydrogenoformans Z-2901 genome, one interval contains:
- a CDS encoding 4Fe-4S dicluster domain-containing protein, with amino-acid sequence MARYGMVIDLRKCRGCRGCTAVCAVENNVPVDRTGEEAGEQLARWAAGELDYYNMRVLTATVYGQIRSIPMPCMHCDNAPCIAVCPVKASYKRKDGIVVIDKYKCIGCRLCLKACPYQARYIRKVPVKGEPKGVAGKCEFCAHLVDKGEKTMCSRSCHSGAIKFGDLDDPNSEVSQLLKQNAKKVKRLKPEYKTSPRVYYITF; translated from the coding sequence ATGGCACGTTACGGAATGGTTATTGACCTGCGTAAATGCCGGGGGTGCCGCGGTTGTACCGCGGTTTGTGCCGTGGAAAATAATGTTCCGGTAGATAGAACCGGTGAAGAGGCCGGTGAGCAGTTAGCCCGGTGGGCAGCCGGGGAGCTTGATTATTACAACATGCGGGTATTAACCGCAACGGTATATGGTCAAATTCGCTCCATACCCATGCCGTGCATGCACTGCGACAACGCACCCTGTATCGCCGTTTGTCCTGTAAAAGCAAGTTACAAAAGAAAAGACGGGATAGTAGTCATCGATAAATATAAATGTATCGGCTGCCGTCTTTGCTTAAAGGCCTGTCCCTATCAGGCCCGGTATATACGCAAAGTGCCGGTAAAGGGTGAACCCAAGGGAGTAGCTGGAAAATGCGAGTTTTGCGCCCATTTGGTAGATAAAGGGGAAAAAACCATGTGCAGTAGAAGTTGTCACTCCGGGGCGATAAAATTTGGCGACTTAGATGATCCCAATAGTGAAGTAAGCCAGCTTTTAAAGCAAAACGCTAAAAAGGTAAAGAGGCTTAAACCAGAATATAAAACGTCACCCAGAGTTTATTACATTACCTTTTAG
- a CDS encoding NapC/NirT family cytochrome c, giving the protein MKKKLLLTLVIAGIILLSALGIGIHETSKPTFCNTCHSMKPYVTAWKTSAHSKTDCMACHRDPGLVGLVKVKLGGLKQVAVELTRKPEPAEIKGKAEVPNRRCQSCHELNKLPGPTAINFSHELHAGKKGLECVTCHGDLVHGEPKTLKMQDCLDCHKAKNGPVKCESCHQSKATMKPQNHDAKWLAAHGEAAKKDLKSCTTCHTGELGVEKYCNTCHNGVQMPHPKGWLQNHKVSDVKVCNTCHEKPVEGGKAQTCISCHQVEIPHPANWNKEHGKFTLQNKNVNCYSCHTKTECSSCHKVDMPHPSGWLRTHGVTALAKGSSTCYTCHSKTTCTSCHTSKSPHNSTFLTVHSKEYRENPAKCNTCHTNKTTCNTCHQKLGHDSSWIVRHGQVAKTQTSCLPCHRQPDYCSTCHPKTGHDERWIQNHGITAKLRPESCTPCHDFKIFCKKCHN; this is encoded by the coding sequence TTGAAGAAAAAATTGCTGTTAACTCTGGTAATAGCAGGTATTATTTTGCTATCGGCTCTTGGAATTGGGATTCACGAGACCAGCAAGCCAACCTTTTGTAATACGTGCCATTCGATGAAGCCTTACGTGACTGCCTGGAAAACATCTGCCCATTCAAAGACCGACTGTATGGCTTGCCATCGGGACCCGGGGCTTGTAGGACTTGTAAAAGTTAAACTTGGTGGTCTTAAACAAGTGGCGGTAGAGCTTACCCGTAAGCCTGAACCGGCAGAAATTAAAGGGAAGGCAGAAGTACCCAACCGCCGCTGTCAGTCCTGCCATGAATTAAATAAACTTCCCGGGCCTACGGCTATAAATTTTAGTCACGAGCTGCATGCGGGTAAAAAAGGACTGGAATGTGTAACCTGTCACGGGGATCTGGTTCATGGCGAGCCCAAAACCTTAAAGATGCAGGACTGCCTCGACTGTCATAAAGCGAAAAACGGGCCGGTAAAATGTGAAAGCTGTCATCAGAGTAAAGCGACCATGAAACCTCAGAATCACGATGCGAAATGGCTTGCAGCTCACGGTGAGGCAGCCAAAAAAGATCTAAAATCTTGTACTACCTGCCACACCGGGGAATTGGGGGTAGAAAAATACTGTAACACCTGCCATAACGGTGTACAAATGCCCCACCCGAAAGGTTGGCTCCAAAATCACAAGGTTTCCGATGTAAAAGTATGTAACACCTGCCATGAAAAGCCTGTGGAAGGGGGAAAGGCCCAAACCTGTATAAGTTGTCACCAGGTTGAAATACCCCACCCGGCTAATTGGAATAAAGAGCATGGAAAGTTTACTTTACAAAATAAAAACGTCAATTGCTATTCTTGTCATACTAAAACCGAATGCAGTAGCTGTCACAAAGTAGACATGCCCCATCCGAGTGGGTGGCTTAGAACTCATGGAGTTACGGCTTTAGCCAAGGGAAGCAGCACCTGTTATACCTGCCATAGCAAAACTACCTGTACCAGCTGTCATACAAGTAAATCGCCCCATAATAGCACCTTTTTAACCGTTCACAGCAAGGAATATAGGGAAAATCCGGCAAAATGTAATACCTGTCATACCAATAAAACTACCTGCAATACCTGTCATCAGAAGCTTGGTCACGATAGTAGCTGGATAGTACGTCACGGGCAAGTAGCAAAAACCCAAACGTCCTGCCTGCCCTGTCACCGGCAGCCGGATTATTGCAGTACCTGCCATCCTAAAACCGGTCACGATGAACGCTGGATACAAAACCATGGTATTACAGCCAAACTTCGTCCCGAAAGCTGTACGCCCTGCCATGATTTTAAAATCTTTTGTAAAAAATG